One window of the Candidozyma auris chromosome 6, complete sequence genome contains the following:
- a CDS encoding septin family protein: MPVAEPVGISNLADQRYKIVSNQGATFTLMVAGESGLGKTTFVNTLFQTALKDHEDPNERHNKFTSSHQTVDINIVRAILEEKNFKIRLNVIDTPGFGNNVNNLDSWTPIIDFIDDQHEAYVKQEKQPYRKEKKDLRVHACLYFIRPTGHSLKPLDIEIMKRLSTRVNLIPVIAKADTLSPSELEQFKIRIRDVIEAQDINIYTPPMDVDDPASAEHSKQLIEAMPFAVIGSEEEVEVSPGNFVRGRKYPSGVVEVENDRHCDFKKLRSLLLRTNMLDLILSTQEIHFETFRSLKLSNLNEEGGSGENGSASIKKPRRLHNPKFKEEEDALKKFFTEQVKAEEQRFRQWETNIVTERNRLNQDLEEMQAKLKGLEEQVKKLQLSKK, encoded by the coding sequence ATGCCCGTTGCTGAACCCGTGGGAATCTCCAACTTAGCCGATCAAAGGTACAAAATCGTGTCGAACCAGGGCGCCACGTTCACCCTCATGGTGGCGGGTGAGTCTGGTTTGGGCAAAACAACGTTCGTCAATACCCTTTTCCAGACAGCATTGAAGGACCACGAGGACCCAAACGAGAGACATAATAAGTTCACCAGCTCGCACCAGACGGTGGACATCAACATTGTGAGGGCCattttggaggagaaaaacttcaagattCGCTTGAACGTCATCGATACCCCTGGTTTTGGCAACAACGTCAACAACTTGGACTCGTGGACTCCAATCATCGATTTCATTGACGACCAACACGAAGCGTACGTGAAGCAGGAGAAACAGCCCTATCGtaaggagaaaaaggattTGAGGGTTCACGCGTGTTTGTACTTCATTCGTCCCACCGGTCACTCTTTGAAACCTTTGGACATTGAGATTATGAAGCGCTTGTCGACGCGAGTGAACTTAATCCCCGTGATTGCCAAAGCTGACACTTTGTCTCCTTCGGAATTGGAGCAGTTCAAGATCAGGATAAGGGACGTGATCGAAGCCCAGGACATTAACATATACACTCCGCCAATGGACGTTGACGACCCAGCTAGTGCAGAGCACTCGAAGCAGCTCATTGAGGCCATGCCGTTTGCTGTGATTGGCtcggaagaagaggtggaAGTGAGCCCTGGCAACTTCGTTAGAGGCAGAAAGTACCCATCGGGTGTAGTCGAAGTGGAGAACGATAGACACTgcgacttcaagaagttgcgCTCCTTATTGTTAAGAACGAACatgttggacttgatcttgtccaCGCAAGAGATCCACTTTGAGACCTTCCGctcgttgaagttgagTAATTTGAACGAAGAAGGCGGTTCTGGCGAGAATGGTAGTGCCTCCATTAAGAAGCCTCGTCGTTTGCACAACCCCAAGTTtaaggaagaggaggatgcattgaagaagttcttcacaGAACAAGTGAAGGCCGAGGAACAAAGATTCAGACAATGGGAGACCAACATCGTCACCGAGAGAAACAGATTAAACCAGgatttggaggagatgCAAGCAAAGTTGAAGGGTTTGGAGgagcaagtgaagaagttgcaatTACTGAAAAAGTAG
- a CDS encoding PPN1 endopolyphosphatase family protein, producing MAAVQKRQNRSSGYSVTLSLLLAASCVLLLFRDPISTALAVHRELLMEYRELELSVEAKDDLKRLGLTPKNPVEVKNPMTGEKKLIHGRFLHLTDLHPDPYYKPGSSIEEQCHEGKGEASRYGDAILGCDSPEELVYRTIDWVEDNLKDKIDFIVWTGDNVRHDNDRNYPRFEKDIFDSNAKIAKIMYEKFDVLPIPSLGNNDVYPHNLFAEGPTLQTREFFKIWRQFIPQPQFHIFNKGAYFFQEVIPGQLAVLSINTLYLFKSNPLVDSCDRKKDPGYKIFKWLGYVLKELRRRDMKVWLTGHVPPTPKNYDISCLRKYIMWVHEYRDIIIGGLYGHMNIDHFAPLDAKMAYDSFESKYKELLKQSEFATFEKDEDEDSLSLEKVYENFDSSIHHDSLDVPRGHFDFSSDIHIEAGVPKGKVDYMNTFRETMYADIKKEKKCGKLSERYAVVHVTASVVPTFNPGLRVWEYNITDLHETKNLDYGAWDLFFAGIEDLLDSDDGIEYHDPFVTFSKKVDAFRKDKTIPPKMPKDLPLGPAYNRQLFTPERYVQYYLDLVGLNEGKKKFEYELEYTTDDDVYAMKDLTVSEWLDLGRRLGEPVKAGKKEIGQEGKKKPSDLEVLWKQFLKHTFIDSNYENLGYGYV from the coding sequence ATGGCAGCCGtccaaaagagacaaaatCGCCTGAGTGGGTATTCCGTGACGCTTTCGCTTCTATTGGCTGCTTCATGTGTGCTTCTTCTATTTCGTGATCCAATCTCCACTGCCTTGGCGGTTCATCGTGAGCTTTTAATGGAGTATAGAGAGTTGGAGCTCTCGGTTGAGGCCAAAGATGATTTAAAAAGACTTGGATTGACCCCAAAGAATCCTGTGGAGGTAAAGAATCCTATGACTGGTgaaaagaaactcatcCATGGAAGGTTTCTCCATTTGACCGACTTGCATCCGGACCCGTACTATAAGCCGGGACTGTCCATCGAAGAGCAGTGTCATGAAGGTAAGGGCGAAGCAAGCAGGTATGGCGACGCAATTTTGGGCTGTGACTCCCCAGAGGAGCTTGTTTACAGGACGATCGACTGGGTTGAAGATAActtgaaagacaaaatcGACTTCATTGTCTGGACCGGAGACAACGTTCGTCACGACAACGATAGAAACTACCCTAGATTCGAGAAGGATATATTCGACTCGAACGCGAAGATTGCTAAGATTATGTACGAGAAATTCGACGTCTTACCTATTCCATCGCTCGGAAATAACGACGTCTACCCGCACAATTTGTTCGCTGAGGGCCCTACTCTTCAAACAAGAGAGTTTTTTAAAATTTGGAGGCAGTTCATACCACAGCCCCAATttcacatcttcaacaaaggGGCCTACTTTTTTCAGGAAGTCATTCCTGGCCAATTGGCAGTACTTTCCATCAATACTttgtacttgttcaagtcgaATCCTCTTGTTGACAGCTGTGACAGAAAGAAAGATCCTGGCTACAAGATATTCAAGTGGTTGGGTTACgttttgaaggagttgagaagaagagacatGAAAGTCTGGCTCACTGGCCATGTACCCCCAACACCCAAGAACTACGACATTTCCTGTCTTCGTAAGTACATAATGTGGGTGCATGAATACAGAGACATCATCATTGGAGGCCTCTACGGTCATATGAATATCGATCACTTTGCACCGCTCGACGCAAAAATGGCTTAtgactcttttgaatcGAAGTATAAGGAACTTTTGAAACAAAGTGAATTTGCCacttttgagaaagatgaagatgaagattcgctctctcttgaaaaagtttatgagaattttgattcttctaTCCATCATGACTCCCTTGACGTTCCACGGGGACACTTTGACTTCTCCTCGGATATTCATATTGAGGCAGGCGTTCCAAAGGGAAAGGTAGATTACATGAATACCTTTAGAGAGACCATGTACGCAGATataaagaaggaaaagaaatgtGGGAAGCTATCCGAAAGATATGCGGTTGTTCATGTTACTGCTAGTGTGGTGCCCACATTCAATCCAGGCTTAAGAGTATGGGAATACAACATCACTGATTTGCATGAAACTAAAAACCTTGACTACGGTGCATGGGATTTGTTCTTTGCCGGTATCGAAGACTTGCTTGACTCTGACGACGGTATTGAATATCATGACCCATTCGTCACATTTAGTAAAAAGGTCGATGCGTTCAGGAAAGACAAAACAATACCTCCAAAGATGCCAAAAGACTTGCCTCTCGGACCAGCCTACAATAGGCAGCTTTTTACACCCGAGCGCTACGTTCAATACTACTTGGATTTAGTGGGTCTCAATgagggcaagaagaagttcgaATACGAGCTTGAATATACcactgatgatgatgtttATGCGATGAAAGATCTTACTGTGAGTGAGTGGCTTGATCTTGGTAGACGTTTGGGTGAACCAGTGAAAGCgggcaagaaagagataGGCCAGGaggggaagaagaagccaagcGACTTGGAAGTGCTCTGGAAGCAGTTTCTCAAGCACACATTCATCGATTCGAATTACGAAAACCTTGGCTACGGTTACGTATAG
- a CDS encoding WD40 repeat domain-containing protein, translating into MRPIKLMGHERSLTQVKFNREGDLLFSVAKDSSASIWYSSNGERLGTLEGHQGTIWSIDVDSKTLLCATGSADLTIRLWKAETGECVYKWDTTSPVRRVAFSPDNSKLLAVTDKVMGSKGAISVYNINYDDIYNQNPEPILVINTREDATKVTVAGWAAEGQYIIAGHEDGYVSKYDGKTGEFIQTVQAHGIHNEEKIVSITDIQFAPEDRSYFITASKDKNAALIDIDTFEIMKVYKADAPMNTAAITPKKNFVILGGGQEARNVTTTAESQGKFEARFYHKIFMEEIGRVKGHFGPLNTVAVHPDGIGYVSGGEDGFIRVHYYDKSYFDFEFDAERTERVLAQSQAKAQEV; encoded by the coding sequence ATGAGACCTATTAAATTGATGGGACATGAGCGTTCTTTGACGCAAGTCAAGTTCAATAGAGAAggtgatcttctcttttccgTGGCTAAGGACTCCTCGGCCTCCATTTGGTACCTGTCTAACGGTGAGAGACTTGGTACTTTAGAAGGTCACCAAGGTACCATCTGGTCGATTGACGTTGACTCGAAAACCTTGTTGTGTGCTACAGGAAGTGCCGATCTCACCATCAGATTGTGGAAGGCCGAAACTGGCGAATGTGTTTACAAATGGGACACCACATCCCCAGTGAGAAGAGTGGCCTTCTCCCCAGACAACTCGAAGCTTTTGGCTGTCACCGATAAAGTGATGGGTAGCAAAGGTGCCATTTCCGTTTACAACATAAATTACGACGACATCTACAACCAAAACCCTGAGCCTATTCTTGTGATCAACACCAGAGAAGATGCAACCAAGGTCACCGTCGCAGGCTGGGCTGCTGAGGGCCAGTATATTATTGCTGGTCATGAGGACGGCTACGTTAGCAAATACGACGGTAAAACCGGTGAGTTCATACAAACGGTCCAGGCCCACGGTATTCACAAcgaagagaagattgtcTCAATTACCGACATTCAGTTTGCCCCAGAGGACAGACTGTACTTCATCACCGCATCCAAGGACAAGAACGCCGCCTTAATTGACATCGACACATTTGAGATCATGAAGGTCTACAAGGCCGATGCCCCTATGAACACAGCAGCCATCAcgcccaagaagaactttgtCATTTTAGGTGGTGGTCAGGAAGCCAGAAATGTCACCACCACTGCCGAATCCCAGGGTAAGTTCGAGGCTAGATTTTACCACAAGATCTTCATGGAGGAAATCGGTAGAGTGAAGGGTCACTTCGGTCCCTTGAACACTGTTGCAGTTCACCCCGATGGCATTGGTTACGTGTCTGGAGGAGAGGACGGTTTCATAAGAGTTCACTACTATGACAAGTCGTACTTTGACTTCGAATTTGACGCTGAAAGAACAGAGCGTGTCTTGGCTCAGTCCCAAGCTAAGGCTCAAGAGGTTTGA
- a CDS encoding dienelactone hydrolase family protein, whose protein sequence is MLIKETYHDVKTSDGTTMRIFVFHPVIPNYPRAKFPGVIVYSEIYQVTGPVARFAKDIAGQGFIAVAPSIYHNFESHEALAYDTEGTDRGNRYKIEKEVASYDEDNRLAIEYLESLPTFNGKIGATGMCLGGHLAFRAALDPRVNAAFCFFATDIHNHALGKGKNDDSLKRSKEITGELIMVFGDKDNHVPLEGRDLIRSTLRNNPTQLTFIEINEAQHAFIRDENSKDRYDAAVTGLCFQWLLELFNRRLKLDYGEHDGKDVVIENVC, encoded by the coding sequence ATGTTGATCAAAGAGACCTATCATGACGTAAAGACGCTGGACGGAACCACCATGAGAATTTTCGTGTTTCATCCGGTAATTCCAAATTACCCCAGAGCCAAATTCCCGGGTGTAATTGTGTATTCTGAGATCTACCAGGTCACCGGCCCAGTGGCCAGATTTGCCAAAGACATAGCTGGCCAGGGATTTATCGCTGTGGCACCTTCTATCTACCACAATTTTGAGTCTCATGAGGCATTGGCCTACGATACCGAAGGTACAGACAGGGGCAATCGCTACAAGATTGAGAAAGAGGTTGCGCTGTATGATGAGGACAACCGGTTGGCCATCGAATACCTTGAGCTGCTTCCAACATTCAATGGCAAGATAGGTGCCACAGGAATGTGTTTGGGAGGCCATTTGGCGTTCAGAGCTGCGCTTGACCCCAGAGTAAATGCTgcattttgcttttttgcaaccgatATCCACAATCACGCTTTGGGCAAGGGTAAGAACGATGActctttgaagagatcaaaagaAATCACGGGTGAGTTGATCATGGTGTTCGGTGATAAGGACAACCACGTCCCCTTGGAAGGTAGAGACCTAATCAGACTGACTTTGCGGAACAACCCTACGCAGCTCACGTTCATCGAGATCAACGAAGCTCAGCACGCTTTCATCAGAGATGAGAATTCCAAAGACCGTTATGATGCTGCCGTGACCGGCTTGTGTTTCCAATGGTTGCTCGAACTTTTTAATAGGAGATTGAAGTTGGACTATGGTGAGCATGACGGTAAGGATGTTGTCATCGAAAATGTGTGTTGA
- a CDS encoding ATPase GET3, translated as MDLELEPTLESIVHQDTLKWVFVGGKGGVGKTTTSSSIAVQLALAYPDEQFLLISTDPAHNLSDAFCQKFGKDARKVEGLSNLSCMEIDPEAAMSDLQNQAQQYNNDPNDPLKSMMKDMTGSIPGIDEALSFMEVLKHIKNQKVATEKDNGDTISYKTIIFDTAPTGHTLRFLQLPATLEKLLSKFKDLSGKFDPMLSMLGGGAGQQQDIFEKLNEVQRNVSEVNEQFTNPDLTTFVCVCISEFLSLYETERMIQELMSYNMDVNSIVVNQLLFADKDDCRRCQSRWKMQKKYLDQMGELYEDYHLVKMPLLGTEIRGVENLKKFSKFLLKPYDPKVDSGLIYDLEETK; from the coding sequence ATGGATCTCGAACTAGAACCAACGCTAGAGTCGATCGTACATCAGGACACTTTGAAGTGGGTATTTGTCGGTGGTAAAGGTGGTGTAGGTAAAACCACTACCTCTTCATCCATCGCCGTTCAGTTGGCGTTGGCTTATCCTGACGAGCAGTTCTTGCTTATTTCCACTGATCCCGCCCATAATTTGTCAGATGCCTTTTGTCAGAAGTTCGGTAAAGATGCTAGAAAGGTAGAGGGCTTGTCAAATCTTTCGTGTATGGAGATCGACCCTGAAGCTGCCATGAGTGACTTGCAGAACCAGGCTCAGCAATATAACAACGACCCTAATGACCCTTTAAAGAGCATGATGAAGGATATGACTGGCTCTATTCCTGGTATCGACGAGGCGTTATCGTTTATGGAGGTCTTGAAACATATCAAGAACCAGAAGGTTGCCACAGAAAAGGACAACGGTGACACCATCTCTTACAAGACCATTATCTTCGACACAGCACCCACAGGCCATACTTTGAGATTCTTGCAGCTTCCTGCTACCCTCGAAAAGTTGTTGTCGAAGTTTAAGGACTTGTCTGGTAAGTTTGATCCGATGTTGAGCATGCTAGGCGGAGGCGCAGGTCAGCAACAGGACATTttcgagaagctcaacgaAGTACAAAGAAATGTCAGTGAAGTCAACGAACAGTTCACCAATCCCGACTTGACCACATTTGTTTGTGTATGTATCTCAGAATTTTTATCACTCTATGAGACGGAGAGAATGATCCAGGAGTTAATGAGCTATAACATGGATGTCAACTCCATCGTGGTGAACCAGTTGCTTTTCGCCGACAAGGACGACTGCAGGAGGTGTCAATCACGTTGGAAGATGCagaagaagtacttggaTCAAATGGGAGAGTTATATGAGGACTACCATTTGGTGAAAATGCCCTTGCTTGGTACAGAGATCCGAGGTGtagagaatttgaagaaattctcTAAATTTTTATTGAAGCCGTACGATCCAAAGGTCGACAGCGGGCTTATTTATGACCTAGAGGAAACTAAGTAG
- a CDS encoding DUF3112 domain-containing protein yields MVEGTFMVFRYFLNHPASGTGIMPLIVYTRNLIGHEISPQLMKFAIAAQMNLFGGFPRERDIVPSAIMVGLFSVLAIAHALVFALNYSRGHYFWISIIWSWNCVLRILGFALRIVWVKNVPNVPAALTSELFLILPSVILVTFNLILAQRIFTWRHPVGGSRRLFWGVMLTLYGVVLLVIAMTIPAAFVPFIHFLSISAYESWKQVNMVSSVLIILYSLTSISLLGLAYFFQPTRKDENLYTYQPWWIESFSPFYFVKKNAAREAEETFMKRNSNHRHAIRVIAATHHHYNMVEGLTNQRGVLKHNKSLLIVSVSTILIFVGALFRSITIFQNKTNYDSSWVCDYRLLIVIYGGFEAFINVLYLVGRVDLRFYRPDRLPAKVRAIITAEQTFFNSPVTSEDEDDDAISSGSDGYSKTDSFSDQGSFEFIETAIPSESVSDKHVLTKNEFERGVDDLRSDSSSTVSDFQF; encoded by the coding sequence ATGGTTGAGGGGACCTTCATGGTCTTTCGGTACTTTCTCAACCACCCTGCTAGTGGAACGGGAATCATGCCTCTTATTGTTTACACAAGAAACCTAATAGGCCACGAAATATCACctcaattgatgaaatttgCTATAGCGGCACAGATGAATTTGTTTGGCGGATTCCCCAGGGAAAGGGATATTGTGCCTAGTGCGATTATGGTCGGCCTATTTAGCGTGCTAGCCATTGCTCATGCTTTGGTATTTGCTTTGAATTACTCTAGAGGACACTACTTTTGGATTTCAATCATCTGGAGCTGGAATTGTGTTCTTCGAATCTTGGGATTCGCTTTGAGAATCGTATGGGTCAAGAATGTGCCGAATGTTCCCGCCGCTTTGACCAGTGAGTTGTTTTTAATCCTTCCGTCGGTTATTCTTGTCACATTCAACTTGAttcttgcccaaagaaTCTTTACTTGGAGACACCCTGTTGGTGGTTCCAGAAGGCTCTTCTGGGGGGTCATGCTCACACTCTACGGAGTCGTCTTACTAGTTATTGCAATGACTATTCCTGCTGCTTTTGTGCCATTTATTCATTTCTTAAGCATACTGGCATATGAGCTGTGGAAGCAAGTCAACATGGTTTCTTCGGTACTTATCATTTTATATTCCCTAACATCCATCTCGTTGCTTGGGTTGGCATACTTCTTTCAACCAACTAGAAAAGACGAGAACTTGTATACCTACCAACCGTGGTGGATTGAGTCCTTCAGTCCTTTCTACtttgtgaagaaaaatgcCGCCCGAGAGGCAGAGGAGACGTTCATGAAGCGGAACTCCAATCACAGACATGCCATTCGTGTGATCGCCGCTACTCATCACCACTATAATATGGTGGAGGGTCTTACAAATCAAAGAGGTGTGCTCAAACATAACAAGTCCTTACTCATTGTATCAGTGAGCACTATTTTAATTTTCGTTGGGGCTCTATTTCGGAGTAtcaccatttttcaaaacaaaacGAACTACGATAGCAGCTGGGTATGTGACTACCGACTCTTAATCGTTATCTACGGTGGGTTCGAGGCATTCATTAATGTTCTCTACCTCGTGGGTAGGGTGGATCTTAGATTTTACCGTCCAGACAGACTCCCAGCCAAAGTCAGGGCTATCATCACCGCAGAGCAGACATTTTTCAACTCGCCAGTCAcaagtgaagatgaggatgatgatgccaTTTCCTCTGGAAGTGACGGTTACTCAAAAACTGACTCTTTCTCGGATCAgggctcttttgagtttATTGAAACTGCTATTCCTTCAGAGAGTGTAAGTGATAAGCACGTACTCACGAAAAATGAATTTGAGAGAGGGGTCGATGACTTGAGATCGGATAGTTCAAGCACTGTATCCGATTTTCAATTTTAG
- a CDS encoding DUF3112 domain-containing protein, which translates to MVVQSTTNYDYTGATAGLMDLLRYLNNYPALGTGIERLANQGHNLLGSELPIEFLKYQVGYQINLIGSYPTDTDVVPSAIFVAAFAVLLFVHLGIFIINCSRHHFFWVSIGWVFYCILRCIGFGLRIPFGKDVTRVPTGIASEVLLILPSIVLVSLNLILAQRIFTWRHPVGGSRKLFWGFMITLYIFVLAIIGMTIACAAIPYIYFLSEGVYSSYKKVVQASAVLILAYSLTAISLIGLAYFFKPTRKDENLYTYQPWWIESFSPFYFVKKGAVYEAEETFMKRNHNHRHAIRVIAATHHHYNMVEGLTNQRGDLSHNWSLGLIAITTLFIFVGSLCRLIVCFQDRYTREQSRLCDPVAMYILWGLLEVIINVLYIVGRVDLRFYRPDILPAKVRAIITAQQSIEQSDASSEFDQYSSEEEISDTESSEGFDLTPNVQKEGFVKNAKELESDDDEEFRF; encoded by the coding sequence ATGGTCGTTCAGTCAACCACAAACTACGATTACACAGGGGCGACCGCTGGGTTGATGGACCTTTTACGGTACCTCAATAATTATCCAGCGCTCGGCACTGGTATCGAGAGATTGGCTAATCAAGGTCACAATTTACTCGGAAGTGAGCTTCCGATCGAATTTCTAAAATACCAGGTTGGCTACCAGATCAACTTGATAGGTAGCTATCCAACAGATACGGACGTCGTGCCAAGTGCAATCTTCGTTGCTGCTTTTGCTGTACTATTATTCGTTCATTTGGGAATCTTCATCATAAACTGCTCAAGACACCACTTCTTTTGGGTTTCAATTGGATGGGTGTTCTACTGTATACTTCGGTGTATTGGCTTTGGTCTCAGAATCCCTTTCGGAAAAGATGTTACTCGAGTTCCTACTGGTATCGCCAGTGAAGTCCTCTTGATCCTTCCTTCCATTGTGTTGGTTTCTCTAAACTTGATTTTAGCCCAACGTATTTTCACCTGGCGACACCCTGTGGGTGGTTCCAGGAAATTGTTCTGGGGCTTTATGATCACATTGTATATCTTTGTTTTAGCTATCATTGGAATGACGATTGCTTGTGCAGCCATTCCATACATTTATTTCCTTTCGGAGGGTGTTTATCTGTCGTACAAAAAGGTGGTGCAGGCATCAGCAGTTTTGATTCTTGCGTATTCTTTGACTGCTATTTCCTTGATTGGTCTTgcatacttcttcaagcctACGAGAAAGGATGAAAACTTATACACTTACCAGCCATGGTGGATTGAGTCGTTTAGTCCATTCTACTTTGTGAAAAAAGGAGCAGTCTAcgaagctgaagaaaccTTCATGAAGAGAAATCATAATCATAGACATGCCATTCGTGTTATTGCGGCCACACATCATCACTACAACATGGTGGAGGGTCTCACAAACCAGCGTGGTGATTTGTCTCATAACTGGTCTTTGGGATTGATTGCAATCACCActcttttcatcttcgtgGGCTCTTTGTGTCGACTCATTGTTTGCTTTCAAGATCGCTATACACGCGAGCAAAGTCGGCTCTGCGATCCAGTCGCTATGTACATTTTATGGGGTTTGTTAgaagtcatcatcaatgtgCTTTACATTGTCGGAAGAGTCGACTTGCGCTTCTACAGACCTGATATCTTGCCAGCCAAGGTCAGGGCCATCATCACAGCCCAACAGTCGATCGAGCAGAGTGATGCTAGCAGTGAGTTTGATCAGTACTCTtcggaagaagagatttcTGATACCGAATCGAGCGAAGGTTTTGATTTGACGCCTAACGTCCAAAAGGAAGGCTTCGtgaagaatgcaaaagagctcgagtccgatgatgatgaggagttcCGTTTTTAG
- a CDS encoding Ctf8 family protein, protein MPSTEIDFTPAKDALDNSEVFESDGRCIVSSSQGLLLLDIQGELSLPEEEYPVATPTGCEYISVDKIYKAVKFGYLEFDEINKSRVTLIIGKSQRLLGKIEDLPKPMGVLRVPVSKQDEQNTESVEILDVIYKKLLFDMRPLPIM, encoded by the coding sequence ATGCCCTCGACGGAGATTGACTTTACTCCAGCAAAGGATGCTCTTGACAACAGTGAGGTATTTGAAAGTGATGGACGTTGTATCGTATCATCTTCCcaaggtcttcttcttttggacATTCAAGGTGAGTTGAGTCtaccagaagaagaatatcCTGTCGCGACACCAACGGGCTGCGAATACATCAGCGTCGATAAGATCTACAAGGCAGTGAAATTTGGGTATTTAGAGTTCGATGAAATAAATAAGCTGAGAGTCACACTAATCATAGGCAAATCTCAAAGATTGCTCGGAAAAATTGAGGACCTTCCGAAACCTATGGGTGTTCTCAGAGTGCCGGTTTCCAAGCAGGACGAGCAGAATACTGAGTCGGTCGAAATTCTAGACGTGATATATAAGAAGCTTCTATTTGATATGCGTCCCCTACCTATAATGTGA